The Candidatus Koribacter versatilis Ellin345 genome has a segment encoding these proteins:
- a CDS encoding energy transducer TonB, with amino-acid sequence MGFERNHKIPRRATFARALGILLVVVTLFAALAAAQASATSRKVRNKVVPTYPELARKINLVATVKVQIVIGPNGNVTEAKAVGGHPLLIGPSIDAAKQWRYEPAGESTTTIIEFHFGPGAN; translated from the coding sequence ATGGGTTTTGAACGCAATCATAAGATTCCCCGCCGTGCGACGTTCGCTCGCGCGCTGGGAATCCTGCTCGTCGTGGTGACGCTCTTCGCGGCTTTGGCCGCAGCGCAAGCGTCTGCCACGTCGCGCAAGGTCAGGAACAAGGTCGTCCCGACGTATCCCGAACTCGCCCGCAAAATCAATCTCGTCGCAACCGTAAAGGTGCAAATCGTAATTGGCCCTAACGGCAATGTGACGGAAGCAAAGGCGGTTGGCGGCCATCCGCTGCTTATCGGTCCTTCAATCGATGCAGCGAAGCAATGGCGGTACGAACCGGCTGGTGAGTCGACCACCACGATTATTGAGTTTCATTTCGGACCCGGTGCAAATTGA
- a CDS encoding methyl-accepting chemotaxis protein, producing the protein MTGRNTIRKRLMISFGAIIALVVVLFIASFLSVMRERSAKAAAQTAIDMQSAIEKLRMQMMENRVALAGYVLTGGPAPLAKFNSGVEEFDHLLSDARSKAYSEGQRTALKELEDRNRNWKEKFALPLIQVGKSVEMGNATATDVQLKYITVSNEWAGQPQPDEALDNAERDNAQELTQRRERDSTSSLVTLVASAFVALIAVLAGLFIARRTAKSIVDPIDALNKMAGEIGESGDLEHTVEIERDDEVGDLAKTFNSMVTYLTEMASTSEAIAGGDLTVDVRPRSSRDTLGNAFLGMTEGLRMLVGRVRDSAAQVAAGSNQVADASDESAKISVQASSAIDEVTSTMHEMSVNVQNMVKNTQMQASNVSETSASIDQMVASIQRVADTAKVLLDISNKSREEVHSGITTMTKATDGLGRINTAIQSSSDIIDALGQRADDIGKIIEVIDDLAEQTNLLALNAAIEAARAGEHGLGFAVVADEVRKLAEKSAQSTKEISDLIQSIQKEARKAVENMEKSTTIVNEGLMLGNELSVALKKISTVVTEVYKFAQEIGAATNEQSHGSSQIARATTRLNEITHEINSAVEEQAGGAQQVVRAMERMRELIQQSTSGSTELAASAEQMSKMSRQLLDAMDRFIIDTISGVGRNGNRGQESNADRISATRYAATARS; encoded by the coding sequence ATGACCGGACGTAACACAATTCGAAAACGCCTGATGATTTCGTTCGGCGCGATCATCGCGTTGGTGGTGGTGCTGTTTATCGCGAGTTTCCTCTCGGTGATGCGCGAACGTAGCGCCAAGGCCGCCGCCCAGACTGCGATCGACATGCAGAGCGCAATCGAGAAGCTCCGCATGCAGATGATGGAGAACCGCGTCGCCCTCGCCGGCTATGTGCTGACCGGCGGACCGGCTCCCCTTGCCAAGTTCAATTCCGGGGTGGAGGAGTTCGATCATCTCCTTTCCGACGCTCGTTCCAAAGCTTATTCCGAAGGCCAGCGTACTGCGCTCAAAGAGCTCGAAGACCGTAATCGCAACTGGAAAGAAAAGTTCGCGCTGCCGCTGATTCAAGTCGGCAAGTCGGTAGAGATGGGCAATGCCACGGCCACCGATGTTCAGTTGAAGTACATCACCGTCAGCAATGAGTGGGCGGGCCAACCGCAGCCGGATGAAGCCCTTGATAACGCTGAACGTGACAACGCGCAGGAACTGACGCAGCGTCGCGAACGGGACAGTACCTCTTCCCTCGTCACACTGGTCGCCTCAGCCTTCGTAGCTTTGATTGCGGTCCTCGCTGGGTTGTTCATCGCCCGCCGTACCGCCAAAAGCATTGTGGATCCAATCGACGCCCTCAACAAGATGGCAGGCGAAATTGGCGAATCGGGCGACCTTGAACACACCGTTGAAATCGAACGCGATGACGAGGTCGGTGATCTCGCCAAGACGTTCAACTCCATGGTCACTTACCTCACCGAGATGGCCTCGACCTCCGAAGCCATCGCCGGTGGTGATCTCACCGTGGATGTGCGCCCGCGTTCTTCCCGTGACACCCTGGGCAATGCATTCCTCGGTATGACCGAAGGACTCCGCATGCTCGTGGGCCGCGTACGCGACAGCGCTGCGCAAGTCGCTGCCGGTTCCAACCAGGTCGCCGATGCCTCCGACGAATCCGCAAAGATCAGCGTGCAAGCGTCGTCGGCGATCGACGAAGTCACCAGCACCATGCACGAGATGAGTGTCAACGTGCAGAACATGGTGAAGAACACGCAGATGCAGGCCTCGAATGTCAGCGAGACCTCGGCGTCCATCGACCAGATGGTCGCCAGCATTCAGCGCGTGGCCGACACCGCCAAGGTTCTCCTCGACATTTCCAACAAGTCACGCGAGGAAGTGCATAGCGGCATCACCACGATGACCAAGGCGACCGACGGTCTCGGCCGTATCAACACGGCGATCCAGTCGTCGTCCGATATCATTGACGCCCTCGGCCAGCGCGCTGATGACATTGGCAAGATCATCGAGGTCATTGACGATCTCGCGGAGCAAACCAACCTGCTCGCGTTGAACGCTGCGATCGAAGCGGCGCGCGCCGGCGAACACGGCCTCGGATTCGCGGTCGTTGCCGATGAAGTTCGCAAGCTCGCTGAAAAATCAGCGCAGAGCACGAAGGAAATTTCCGACCTTATCCAGAGCATTCAGAAGGAAGCGCGCAAGGCCGTCGAAAACATGGAGAAGAGCACCACCATCGTGAACGAAGGCCTGATGCTCGGCAACGAACTCAGCGTCGCGCTGAAGAAGATCAGCACGGTCGTGACCGAGGTTTACAAGTTCGCGCAGGAGATCGGCGCTGCCACCAACGAGCAGTCGCACGGTTCGTCGCAAATCGCGCGCGCCACTACGCGGCTCAACGAAATTACGCACGAGATCAATTCCGCCGTCGAAGAACAGGCGGGCGGTGCACAGCAGGTCGTTCGCGCCATGGAGCGCATGCGCGAGTTGATCCAGCAGAGCACGTCGGGTTCAACGGAGTTGGCAGCATCGGCAGAGCAGATGTCGAAGATGTCGCGCCAACTGCTCGATGCTATGGATCGCTTCATCATTGACACCATCAGCGGCGTAGGCCGCAATGGCAATCGCGGCCAGGAAAGTAATGCGGACCGGATCTCGGCCACACGCTACGCCGCGACAGCGCGCTCTTAG
- a CDS encoding histidine kinase dimerization/phospho-acceptor domain-containing protein, with amino-acid sequence MKQPTVLVVSDQGEFAQTLMSRWHSERTVPAFTVMNSEVFHANAGQSCDLIIVGPVARQRFSALMTLLATLTQPVIVVAGDAVDAMSANSKSARIMVLRQHEGWVDLLILLSSECLRRLEATERAEKAEQSSAELAGQAMLGRYMLDMRHSLNNALTSVLGNAELLLLEPGNFSEEVRDQLATIRTMSLRMNEILARFSSLETELTFAKRDSQREPLAYVRSNAAGWSTF; translated from the coding sequence ATGAAACAGCCGACCGTCCTGGTGGTCTCCGACCAGGGGGAGTTCGCGCAGACGCTGATGAGTCGCTGGCACTCCGAGCGCACCGTCCCGGCGTTTACGGTGATGAACAGCGAGGTGTTCCACGCCAACGCGGGACAATCGTGCGACCTCATCATCGTGGGGCCAGTCGCGCGACAACGGTTTTCGGCACTCATGACCTTACTGGCCACACTCACACAGCCCGTCATCGTAGTCGCCGGCGACGCTGTTGATGCGATGAGCGCGAATAGTAAGAGCGCTCGCATCATGGTGCTTCGCCAGCATGAAGGCTGGGTGGACTTGCTGATCCTGCTAAGTTCCGAATGTTTGCGTCGCCTCGAAGCCACGGAGCGCGCCGAGAAAGCTGAGCAGTCATCTGCCGAACTCGCCGGACAAGCCATGCTGGGCCGCTACATGCTCGATATGCGCCACAGCCTGAACAATGCGCTCACTTCGGTATTGGGCAATGCGGAGCTGCTGCTGCTGGAACCGGGAAATTTCTCGGAAGAAGTCCGCGACCAGCTTGCGACGATCCGGACCATGTCGCTGCGTATGAACGAAATTCTTGCGCGCTTCTCGTCCCTCGAAACCGAACTTACCTTCGCAAAACGCGACTCGCAGCGCGAACCGCTCGCGTATGTTCGCTCCAATGCTGCTGGCTGGAGCACCTTCTAG
- a CDS encoding CheR family methyltransferase, with the protein MATPSIQVTLTEAEIKLLQTLVYQECGMFFDERRAHFLEDRVRRRIKENGFDNFYHYYKLLTGSQGRTEIAALVDNLTINETSFFRNKPQLDLFHKITMEEILHRKHQRRDWSLKIWSAGCSTGQEPYTLAMLMCDALAFYNLRNPLPIETPTPKPLVPPPWKVEVLASDISYRVLRTAQEGSYSETQMEPVDYSYRLRYFDKVNDRYMIKKALKEFIHFDFHNLKTEFLPQHNDVIFCRNVMIYFDEAEQKRLINKFHRCLKPDGYLFVGHAESLFGLSDKFRMVHVNNGTAYQRIEV; encoded by the coding sequence ATGGCGACACCCTCTATCCAAGTCACGCTTACTGAGGCGGAGATCAAACTCCTCCAGACGCTCGTCTACCAGGAGTGCGGCATGTTCTTCGACGAACGCCGCGCGCATTTCCTCGAAGACCGTGTTCGCCGTCGCATCAAAGAAAACGGCTTCGACAATTTCTACCACTATTACAAGCTGCTCACCGGCTCGCAGGGGCGCACAGAGATTGCTGCCCTTGTGGACAATCTCACCATCAACGAGACCAGCTTCTTCCGCAACAAGCCGCAGCTCGATCTCTTCCACAAGATCACGATGGAAGAAATCCTGCATCGCAAGCACCAGCGGCGCGATTGGTCGCTGAAGATCTGGAGCGCTGGCTGCTCTACCGGTCAGGAGCCGTACACCCTCGCGATGTTGATGTGTGATGCGCTTGCGTTTTACAACCTGCGCAATCCCCTGCCGATCGAGACGCCCACCCCGAAGCCGCTGGTTCCGCCACCGTGGAAGGTTGAGGTCCTCGCCTCCGACATTAGTTATCGCGTTCTGCGCACCGCGCAGGAAGGCAGCTACTCCGAAACCCAGATGGAACCGGTGGATTACTCCTACCGCCTTCGTTACTTCGACAAGGTCAACGATCGCTACATGATCAAGAAGGCGCTGAAAGAGTTCATCCACTTCGACTTCCATAACCTGAAGACCGAGTTCTTGCCGCAGCACAACGACGTCATCTTCTGTCGCAACGTGATGATCTATTTCGACGAAGCCGAGCAGAAGCGCTTGATCAACAAATTCCATCGCTGCCTGAAGCCCGACGGATATTTGTTTGTCGGCCATGCAGAGAGTCTTTTCGGCCTGAGCGACAAATTCCGCATGGTGCACGTGAATAACGGCACGGCGTACCAAAGGATCGAGGTCTAG
- a CDS encoding response regulator: MIAPLLVIEDEPAVMSFVRRALERGGYTVVGANSGMQALELLKGQQFQGIISDMRTPGNVDGGGVYHWIREHRPELANRIVFITGDIVNEETVAVLKETGAPCVEKPFRVQDLIATVENTIGKPQQETL; the protein is encoded by the coding sequence ATGATTGCTCCATTGCTCGTGATTGAAGACGAACCTGCGGTGATGTCGTTCGTGCGGCGCGCTCTGGAACGCGGTGGCTACACCGTCGTCGGCGCGAACTCCGGCATGCAGGCGCTCGAGTTGCTGAAGGGGCAGCAGTTCCAGGGGATCATTTCCGACATGCGCACGCCGGGCAATGTGGATGGTGGCGGCGTCTATCACTGGATCCGCGAGCACCGTCCGGAACTTGCCAATCGCATCGTTTTCATCACCGGCGACATCGTGAATGAAGAGACGGTCGCGGTGTTGAAAGAAACCGGCGCTCCTTGTGTAGAGAAGCCGTTCCGCGTGCAGGACCTCATTGCCACAGTCGAGAACACTATCGGCAAACCGCAACAGGAGACGTTATGA
- a CDS encoding PAS domain S-box protein, which produces MAAGTKTSEISGTFRGAQEALHELLLQFPATVDPAEDLVALVTRFCRAVRQMFAASGAYCWLLAEGRELTGFAADGLQSATFPGMKLSLDQPSLARQALETGRAAFVNQVERDPASPGAILAVPLMAMSRATGVLILTQHDRDREFEHDTASAVLVLGAHLGAVISNARLALALVDERRRNETLIEAAESFNVRLGTTAVKQSIADRTRRLLQAETALVLWSHLEGFSLDSISSGLIVPEPVHVSGFLSELASRAVVALDPLFGKAPDNEPLLRGQIMAAPLRTHGGRGVMIVSGGSKTFSAQDEVLLAGLATFGSTALSNAELQETAEVHSQDLQRLLDISSSLARGATVDRFLDQFVLRTAEFLEYERAWVILLDGGQPYLRWTADSGSSQSENHPLTSPLIHQILQKDEAFASNDVSADPLADRGWVQRHQLRQILTAPLRTAGGRALGVLAVLDRKDGRPISDSDGGRLKALAAEASVVIEASENFERLEQHRRRAEDLVGLALALNSTLEVGELARAFTLKASQMLGAPAAAAVIVSPNGFDAIVLHPERQGEDHVLAHRLAHGLADVVSAHGRVAIHGSAAELLGDNLGNALGWTDVAIAPLASGTGDLIGMLCLANRGRGLDDVEAHLLHAVVAHASVAFQNSRLFGQIANSSKSWSQIFDAIGDLMIVHDDHNRIVRMNRAVSELVGVQASQLTGMDVRALVPLCSTDDSPCPFCALEREGLSEYENQALQRSYLVSTSMISGSTEGQVVHILKDISDRQEAERRYRELFDNIHEGLFFSTPEGRFVEVNDALVKMLGYDSREDLLQVDITHQLHITPAHRERFSTLLEEHGAMKSFESPLVRKDGKIIHTLQNCYAVRDASGRVFQYRGLILDITELKSVQTDAQRQRDFNLKILNNTQSVIIVADTAGLITYANDRSSDACGYDPEGLVGKPLSLLVSAESQELFARAIEATSNGEQVESLDLPLQCADDRVVRYNVTLSPMRDESGNVTSIIALMTDITDASMLQAKLIHSEKMAAVGQLVSGVAHEVNNPLTAIMGYADLLTSSPDIPPDARRDLGIILQEAQRTKQIVQNLLSFARQSVPHREPVDLNAVLARTLQLRQYDFVNHGVRVEEDLDPNLPPVLGDPQQLQQVFLNVVNNAYDAVREVARPPAVRISTGAVNGVVEVQISDNGPGISMPDRIFDPFFTTKGVGKGTGLGLSICYGIVREHGGEITCVNHPEGQGATFFIRLPIYLLTPEKDEVRA; this is translated from the coding sequence ATGGCGGCTGGTACCAAGACCAGCGAGATATCCGGCACCTTTCGAGGCGCTCAAGAAGCCCTGCATGAACTTCTGCTGCAATTTCCTGCGACGGTAGATCCCGCAGAAGACCTGGTCGCACTGGTCACGCGGTTTTGCCGTGCGGTGCGGCAGATGTTCGCCGCCTCTGGCGCTTATTGCTGGCTGCTGGCCGAAGGGCGGGAACTGACCGGCTTCGCGGCGGATGGGCTCCAGTCGGCGACTTTTCCGGGAATGAAGCTCTCGCTGGACCAGCCTTCTTTGGCGCGACAGGCGCTGGAGACGGGAAGGGCAGCCTTTGTAAATCAAGTGGAACGCGACCCGGCGTCGCCAGGAGCAATCCTGGCGGTGCCGCTGATGGCAATGTCGCGTGCCACGGGCGTTCTCATCCTGACCCAGCACGACCGGGATCGGGAATTTGAGCACGATACGGCTTCTGCGGTTCTGGTGCTCGGTGCGCATTTAGGGGCGGTGATTTCGAACGCGCGGCTAGCGCTGGCATTGGTGGACGAGCGGCGTCGTAACGAGACTCTGATCGAAGCAGCTGAGAGTTTCAATGTCCGGCTGGGCACGACCGCAGTGAAGCAGTCCATCGCCGATCGCACCCGGCGACTGTTGCAGGCCGAGACAGCTTTAGTCCTGTGGTCGCATCTTGAAGGTTTTTCGCTCGATTCCATCAGTTCGGGCTTGATCGTTCCGGAGCCGGTGCACGTCAGCGGATTTCTCTCGGAACTCGCTTCCCGCGCGGTTGTGGCTCTCGATCCGCTTTTCGGAAAAGCGCCGGACAACGAACCTTTATTACGCGGACAGATCATGGCTGCGCCGCTCCGAACGCACGGCGGGCGAGGCGTGATGATCGTTTCCGGTGGATCCAAAACGTTCTCGGCGCAGGACGAGGTATTGCTGGCGGGATTGGCGACCTTCGGTTCCACCGCCCTGAGCAATGCTGAGCTTCAGGAGACCGCCGAGGTCCACTCTCAAGACCTTCAGCGGCTGCTGGACATTTCCTCCAGCCTGGCGCGCGGAGCGACGGTTGATCGCTTCCTCGATCAATTCGTTTTGCGAACTGCGGAGTTTCTCGAATACGAGCGGGCATGGGTCATCCTCCTCGATGGCGGACAGCCATATTTGCGGTGGACTGCCGACAGTGGAAGTTCACAATCTGAGAACCATCCTCTGACCTCTCCGCTCATACACCAGATCCTACAAAAGGACGAAGCGTTCGCCAGCAATGATGTTTCTGCCGATCCACTTGCAGACCGCGGTTGGGTTCAGCGTCACCAGCTTCGCCAAATCCTGACTGCGCCGTTGCGCACCGCCGGAGGACGAGCGCTGGGGGTGCTGGCGGTCCTCGATCGTAAAGACGGGCGGCCGATCAGCGACTCTGACGGAGGCCGTTTGAAAGCGTTGGCAGCTGAGGCTTCGGTCGTGATCGAGGCTTCCGAGAACTTTGAGCGGCTCGAACAACATCGCCGCCGCGCGGAAGATCTTGTCGGGCTTGCGCTCGCGCTGAATTCCACGTTGGAAGTTGGTGAGCTCGCGCGAGCATTCACGCTCAAGGCGTCCCAGATGCTTGGCGCACCGGCAGCGGCGGCAGTCATCGTTTCGCCCAATGGCTTCGACGCCATCGTACTGCATCCGGAACGTCAAGGCGAAGACCATGTGCTCGCCCATCGCTTGGCCCACGGTTTGGCTGACGTCGTGAGCGCGCATGGTCGCGTCGCCATTCACGGCAGCGCCGCGGAGCTGCTTGGTGACAACCTCGGCAATGCACTGGGTTGGACAGACGTTGCGATTGCGCCTTTGGCGTCGGGTACAGGCGATCTAATCGGCATGTTGTGTCTCGCGAACCGCGGACGCGGGCTCGATGATGTCGAAGCGCACCTTCTGCATGCGGTGGTCGCGCATGCTTCCGTAGCGTTCCAAAACTCAAGGCTATTTGGTCAGATTGCCAACTCCAGCAAGAGCTGGAGCCAGATCTTCGATGCCATTGGCGACCTCATGATCGTTCACGACGATCACAACCGCATCGTGCGGATGAACCGCGCCGTGTCGGAACTCGTTGGGGTCCAAGCGTCGCAACTCACTGGCATGGATGTTCGCGCTCTCGTACCTCTCTGTAGTACCGACGATTCGCCCTGTCCGTTCTGTGCCCTCGAAAGGGAAGGGCTCAGTGAGTACGAGAACCAGGCGCTGCAGCGCTCATATCTGGTCTCCACTTCAATGATCTCTGGCAGCACCGAGGGCCAAGTCGTTCACATCCTGAAAGACATTAGCGATCGTCAGGAAGCCGAGCGTCGCTATCGCGAACTCTTCGACAACATTCACGAAGGGCTCTTCTTCTCCACTCCAGAAGGCCGTTTCGTTGAAGTCAACGATGCATTGGTCAAGATGCTTGGCTATGACAGTCGTGAGGATTTGTTGCAGGTGGACATTACCCACCAACTGCACATCACGCCGGCACATCGGGAGCGGTTCAGCACTTTGCTGGAAGAGCACGGCGCGATGAAAAGCTTCGAGTCCCCTCTGGTGCGCAAAGACGGCAAGATCATCCATACGCTGCAGAATTGTTATGCCGTGCGGGACGCCAGCGGGCGAGTCTTCCAATATCGAGGCCTGATCCTCGACATCACGGAATTGAAATCAGTGCAGACCGACGCTCAGCGCCAGCGCGATTTCAACCTCAAAATCCTCAACAACACGCAGAGCGTAATTATCGTTGCCGACACCGCCGGGCTGATTACCTACGCCAACGATCGCAGCTCCGACGCCTGCGGATATGATCCGGAAGGCCTGGTCGGAAAGCCGCTGTCGTTGCTGGTCTCCGCTGAAAGCCAGGAATTGTTTGCCCGCGCGATTGAAGCGACCAGCAACGGCGAGCAAGTCGAAAGCCTCGATCTTCCCCTGCAATGTGCGGACGATCGCGTGGTGCGCTACAACGTGACTCTCAGCCCGATGCGCGATGAAAGTGGCAACGTCACCAGCATCATCGCCCTCATGACCGACATCACCGACGCTTCAATGCTGCAGGCCAAGCTGATCCACTCCGAAAAAATGGCCGCCGTTGGCCAGCTTGTTTCTGGCGTAGCTCATGAGGTCAACAATCCGCTTACTGCGATCATGGGCTATGCGGACTTGCTGACATCCTCACCGGATATCCCGCCAGATGCACGTCGCGATCTCGGAATTATTCTTCAAGAAGCGCAGCGTACGAAGCAGATCGTTCAAAACCTGCTGAGCTTTGCACGGCAGTCAGTGCCGCATCGAGAACCGGTAGATCTCAATGCCGTCCTCGCGCGCACGTTGCAACTGCGCCAATACGACTTTGTAAACCACGGCGTACGCGTAGAAGAAGATCTCGATCCCAATTTGCCGCCAGTCCTGGGCGATCCCCAGCAATTGCAGCAGGTGTTTCTCAACGTAGTGAACAACGCGTACGATGCGGTTCGCGAGGTCGCACGTCCGCCCGCAGTGCGAATTTCCACGGGAGCGGTGAACGGCGTTGTCGAAGTGCAGATCAGCGATAACGGCCCAGGAATCAGCATGCCCGACCGCATCTTCGACCCATTCTTTACGACCAAGGGTGTAGGCAAGGGGACCGGCCTGGGGCTCAGTATCTGCTACGGCATCGTTCGCGAACATGGCGGCGAGATCACTTGCGTGAATCATCCGGAGGGTCAGGGCGCGACCTTCTTCATACGCCTGCCAATCTATTTGCTGACGCCCGAGAAGGATGAGGTGCGCGCATGA
- a CDS encoding sigma-54-dependent transcriptional regulator, producing MTDDYRIRFLIVDDQQSIRKLCIAIGNTLGFICSEAESAEAALAALETQSPDIILADLRMGELSGIDFLASVKKLLPRTEVAIMTGYGSIETAVQSMKLGAYDYITKPFRVEELKIILQRMAEKVRLVAENHFLRERVNTEMELHGIVGSSAKIQDVLRMVGRLKDTRTPVLICGESGTGKELVARAMHFRGGFAKRPFVAVDCGSLVPTLIESELFGHEKGAFTGAIKPKEGLFQAANGGTIFLDEIGELPLDLQAKLLRVLQDKQVRPVGSNQSVKVDVRVIAATNRDLEAGYKTGTFRKDLYFRLNVVTVYLPSLRERKSDIPSLIQHFIDRPSAGREGVEVTSQAMKSLMQYDWPGNVRELENCIERAVALGNGEVIDVDDLPPSLQAMAPKKNAPAVSEGYDSTDLEDIERTTIQRVFDQVGGDKGLALKMLGISRATLYRKIKRYNIDISRTARAAASGE from the coding sequence ATGACGGATGACTATCGCATACGTTTTCTGATCGTGGATGACCAGCAGAGCATTCGCAAGCTTTGCATCGCCATCGGCAACACCCTCGGCTTTATCTGCAGCGAAGCCGAGAGCGCCGAAGCCGCACTGGCGGCGCTCGAAACGCAATCGCCCGACATCATTCTTGCCGACTTACGCATGGGTGAGTTGAGTGGCATCGATTTCCTCGCCAGTGTGAAGAAGCTTCTGCCGCGCACCGAAGTCGCCATCATGACCGGCTATGGCTCGATCGAAACCGCAGTGCAATCGATGAAACTCGGCGCTTACGACTACATCACCAAGCCGTTCCGCGTGGAAGAACTCAAGATCATTCTGCAGAGAATGGCGGAGAAAGTCCGTCTCGTGGCCGAAAACCACTTCCTGCGCGAACGTGTGAACACCGAGATGGAATTGCACGGCATCGTGGGATCTTCAGCAAAGATCCAGGATGTGCTGCGCATGGTCGGTCGCTTGAAAGACACGCGGACCCCGGTGTTGATCTGCGGCGAGAGCGGTACAGGAAAAGAACTCGTCGCCCGCGCCATGCACTTCCGCGGCGGCTTTGCGAAGCGTCCGTTCGTCGCGGTGGATTGCGGGTCGCTGGTTCCCACCCTGATTGAGAGCGAACTCTTCGGCCACGAGAAAGGCGCGTTCACCGGCGCGATCAAGCCGAAAGAAGGTCTGTTCCAGGCAGCGAACGGCGGCACCATCTTCCTCGACGAAATCGGTGAACTTCCGCTGGACTTGCAGGCCAAGTTGCTCCGCGTCCTTCAGGACAAGCAGGTCCGACCGGTGGGCAGCAATCAATCCGTTAAGGTAGATGTACGCGTGATTGCCGCGACCAACCGTGATCTTGAGGCCGGCTACAAGACCGGGACGTTCCGCAAGGACCTTTACTTCCGCCTGAACGTAGTCACGGTTTATCTACCGTCATTGCGTGAGCGGAAATCCGATATTCCTTCGCTCATCCAGCATTTCATCGATCGCCCCTCTGCTGGCCGCGAGGGTGTCGAAGTGACCTCTCAGGCGATGAAGAGCCTGATGCAATACGACTGGCCGGGCAACGTCCGCGAGCTGGAGAACTGTATCGAACGCGCCGTCGCGCTCGGCAATGGGGAAGTGATCGATGTTGACGATCTCCCGCCCTCATTGCAGGCCATGGCGCCGAAGAAAAATGCGCCAGCCGTCTCCGAAGGCTACGACTCCACCGATCTCGAGGACATAGAACGCACAACAATCCAGCGGGTCTTCGATCAAGTGGGCGGAGACAAGGGGCTCGCTCTCAAAATGCTCGGGATTAGTCGTGCGACGCTGTACCGCAAAATCAAGCGCTACAACATCGATATCTCACGCACGGCGAGGGCAGCTGCTTCCGGCGAATAA
- a CDS encoding chemotaxis protein CheW: MPKDLHLVGFRVGRETFGVPINFVHEIVRVPDITAVPEAPDYIEGVINLRGKIVSVIDLRKRFGEKQVASDRKNRVMVVELDKKLVGLIVDSASEVLKLPEDQVENPPNVFEAGDLNYVTGVGKLKGRLIILIDLTKILQRGELKRIGDLAEEAADAAGVA; the protein is encoded by the coding sequence ATGCCGAAGGATTTACATCTCGTCGGGTTCCGCGTCGGTCGTGAGACCTTCGGCGTGCCGATCAATTTCGTGCACGAGATCGTCCGCGTCCCCGACATTACTGCGGTTCCGGAAGCGCCCGACTACATCGAGGGCGTCATTAACCTGCGCGGCAAAATCGTCTCGGTGATTGACCTGCGCAAGCGCTTTGGAGAGAAGCAGGTCGCCAGCGATCGCAAGAACCGCGTAATGGTCGTGGAACTCGACAAGAAGTTAGTCGGCTTGATCGTGGACTCGGCCTCCGAAGTTCTCAAACTACCGGAAGACCAGGTGGAGAACCCGCCGAATGTCTTCGAAGCAGGCGATCTGAATTATGTAACGGGCGTCGGCAAGCTCAAGGGCCGTCTCATTATTCTGATCGATCTGACCAAGATTTTGCAGCGTGGCGAATTAAAGCGCATTGGCGACCTCGCAGAGGAAGCCGCCGATGCTGCCGGTGTCGCCTAG